In a single window of the Streptacidiphilus sp. P02-A3a genome:
- a CDS encoding histidine phosphatase family protein, with product MPSRILLVRHGETAWSATGRHTGRTDVPLSEEGREMARRLGDRLKREPWGGLPDAQVRTSPLQRAAETCELAGFGDRAVACDDLLEWDYGQYEGRTGPDIRATDQPGWLIWRDGVPGGEALAEVSARVDRFIGWTAEFGGVPDPDTTTMHTADNTIVVFAHGHLLRILTARWRGLPAEYGQRLTLGPATLSVLTWEYGERAVALWNDGSHLG from the coding sequence ATGCCCTCGCGGATTCTGCTGGTCCGGCACGGCGAGACCGCGTGGTCCGCCACCGGCCGACACACCGGCCGGACCGACGTGCCGCTCTCCGAGGAGGGCCGGGAGATGGCCCGCCGCCTCGGCGACCGGCTCAAGCGCGAGCCCTGGGGCGGGCTGCCGGATGCCCAGGTGCGCACCAGCCCGCTCCAGCGGGCGGCCGAGACCTGCGAACTCGCCGGCTTCGGCGACCGGGCCGTGGCCTGCGACGACCTGCTGGAATGGGACTACGGGCAGTACGAGGGGCGGACCGGACCGGACATCCGGGCCACCGACCAGCCGGGCTGGCTGATCTGGCGCGACGGAGTCCCCGGCGGAGAGGCCCTGGCCGAGGTCTCCGCCCGGGTCGACCGCTTCATCGGCTGGACCGCGGAGTTCGGCGGGGTGCCCGATCCGGACACCACCACCATGCACACCGCCGACAACACCATCGTGGTCTTCGCGCACGGGCACCTGCTGCGCATCCTCACCGCCCGCTGGCGCGGACTCCCGGCCGAGTACGGCCAGCGGCTGACCCTGGGCCCGGCCACCCTGTCGGTGCTCACCTGGGAGTACGGCGAGCGGGCCGTGGCCCTCTGGAACGACGGCTCACACCTCGGCTGA
- a CDS encoding tetratricopeptide repeat protein, which produces MSNTLDRSANQLMRALRGDLSPGEFAASVRRAAREIGEHVSCDARYVGRIESGEIRCPNYAYERVFRHMFPGSSLQELGFAPRREVRHPERRRPPGGEPPRPGAPFEIHEENDDVHRRTFLAGGPVAVTTALGLDHPAAAEVPLGTRVGAADAHRVEAAVRDIRLLDDAHGADALFDRAGQALRRAYQLLNCGSYSAQVEQRLQAAAGELAISVGWLAHDSGRLVEARSFYAEALATARMANDAPLEAHSFCNSAFLARDAGRPREAVRAAQAARQAADGLGSARLRSLLAMREAGGWALLQDRSACERSIGTARQHFEAGPSDADPEWMSFYGEAELLGLESQCWSALSVWDLATDRARRAIALQQPHFVRNRALYTAELAHDQLGRGELAAAAESGCQVVSLFGEVRSTRIRDMVAGTVSRLRPHQSVPEVAEFVQRYDAALAG; this is translated from the coding sequence ATGAGCAACACCCTTGACCGCTCTGCCAACCAGTTGATGCGCGCACTGCGCGGGGACCTCTCCCCCGGCGAGTTCGCCGCCTCCGTCCGCCGCGCCGCCCGCGAGATCGGCGAGCACGTCTCCTGCGACGCGCGCTACGTCGGCCGGATCGAATCGGGGGAGATCAGGTGCCCCAACTACGCCTATGAGCGGGTCTTCCGCCACATGTTCCCCGGTTCCTCCTTGCAGGAGCTCGGTTTCGCCCCCCGCCGCGAGGTGCGGCACCCGGAGCGCCGCCGTCCACCGGGCGGGGAGCCCCCGCGCCCCGGCGCCCCGTTCGAGATCCACGAGGAGAACGACGACGTGCACCGACGCACGTTCCTGGCCGGTGGGCCGGTGGCCGTGACCACCGCCCTCGGCCTGGACCACCCGGCCGCCGCCGAGGTCCCGCTGGGCACCAGGGTCGGCGCCGCGGACGCCCACCGGGTCGAGGCCGCCGTCCGGGACATCCGGCTGCTGGACGACGCCCACGGCGCCGACGCGCTGTTCGACCGCGCCGGGCAGGCGCTGCGCCGGGCGTACCAGCTGCTCAACTGCGGCAGCTACAGCGCGCAGGTGGAGCAGCGGCTCCAGGCCGCCGCCGGCGAGCTGGCCATCTCGGTCGGCTGGCTGGCCCACGACTCGGGCCGACTGGTCGAGGCGCGGTCCTTCTACGCGGAGGCGCTGGCCACCGCGCGGATGGCGAACGACGCCCCGCTGGAGGCCCACTCCTTCTGCAACAGCGCCTTCCTGGCCCGCGACGCGGGTCGGCCGCGCGAGGCGGTGCGGGCGGCCCAGGCGGCCCGGCAGGCCGCCGACGGCCTGGGCTCCGCCCGACTGCGCTCGCTGCTGGCCATGCGCGAGGCCGGGGGGTGGGCACTGCTCCAGGACCGGAGCGCCTGCGAGCGGTCGATCGGAACGGCCCGGCAGCACTTCGAGGCCGGCCCCAGCGACGCCGACCCCGAGTGGATGTCCTTCTACGGCGAGGCCGAACTGCTGGGGCTGGAATCCCAGTGCTGGTCGGCGCTGAGCGTCTGGGATCTGGCCACCGACCGCGCCCGCCGGGCCATAGCCCTGCAGCAGCCCCACTTCGTCCGCAACCGCGCCCTGTACACCGCCGAGCTGGCCCACGACCAGCTCGGCCGGGGCGAGCTGGCGGCCGCCGCGGAGAGCGGCTGCCAGGTGGTCTCGCTCTTCGGTGAGGTGCGGTCGACCCGGATCCGCGACATGGTCGCGGGCACCGTCAGTCGGCTGCGCCCGCACCAGTCGGTACCGGAGGTGGCCGAGTTCGTGCAGCGCTACGACGCGGCGCTGGCCGGTTGA
- a CDS encoding spermidine synthase, with the protein MARKQQGSNGRISERVGSGLAEIVPDRDRADAWTLLLDGAPQSHVDLADPTHLSFEYQRRLGHLVDLAAAPGKPVTALHLGGGALTLARYLAASRPRSRQQVAEIDTALTELVRRELPLDRNWQLRVRGGDARDILARSPEGAADLVVADIFSGARIPAHCTSLEFAELVARALRPDGRYAVNITDGGQLAFARGQVATLRAVFAEVALIADPTVLRGRRFGNLVLVAARQPLPLDELTRRTAGDPFPGRMENGPRLVDFQAGAVPVTDADAGPSPAPPPGAFQ; encoded by the coding sequence GTGGCACGCAAGCAGCAGGGCAGCAACGGGCGAATCAGCGAGCGGGTCGGTTCCGGCCTGGCCGAGATCGTCCCCGACCGCGACCGCGCCGACGCCTGGACGCTGCTGCTCGACGGCGCGCCGCAGTCCCACGTCGACCTGGCGGACCCCACCCACCTCTCCTTCGAGTACCAGCGCCGCCTCGGGCACCTGGTGGACCTGGCCGCCGCCCCCGGCAAGCCGGTCACCGCGCTGCACCTGGGCGGCGGCGCGCTGACGCTGGCCCGCTACCTGGCCGCGAGCCGTCCCCGCTCGCGGCAGCAGGTCGCCGAGATCGACACCGCGCTCACCGAACTCGTCCGCCGGGAGCTGCCGCTGGACCGGAACTGGCAGCTGCGGGTGCGCGGCGGCGACGCCCGCGACATCCTGGCCCGCAGCCCGGAGGGCGCGGCGGACCTGGTGGTGGCCGACATCTTCAGCGGGGCGCGGATCCCGGCGCACTGCACCTCGCTGGAGTTCGCCGAGCTGGTCGCCCGCGCCCTGCGCCCGGACGGCCGCTACGCCGTCAACATCACCGACGGCGGCCAACTCGCCTTCGCCCGCGGGCAGGTGGCGACGCTGCGGGCGGTCTTCGCCGAGGTCGCGCTGATCGCCGACCCGACCGTGCTGCGCGGCCGCCGCTTCGGCAACCTGGTGCTGGTGGCCGCGCGGCAGCCGCTGCCGCTGGACGAGCTGACCCGGCGGACCGCCGGTGACCCGTTCCCGGGGCGGATGGAGAACGGCCCCCGCCTGGTGGACTTCCAGGCAGGGGCCGTTCCCGTCACCGACGCGGACGCGGGACCCTCACCCGCGCCCCCGCCGGGAGCTTTCCAGTGA
- a CDS encoding ABC transporter substrate-binding protein: protein MTRTTTIRAMAVVAALGLGLTACSSSHSSSKGGSSSGSSGSSATGKALIVEDSDATSFTEDFNPFVSGTDFSGSQNANSLVYEPLFQINSLNANEAPIPWLAKSQTWSNGNRTLTLDLQSGAKWSDGQAFTAADVVFTFNLMKQYPAANAGAPIVTSASQTDATTAVLNFATPQAANQVAIDQQLIVPQHIWSSLGDPTKAVITKAQAIGTGPFLVDQFSSQKVSYKVNPNYWGTKPTVPEIQFPAIATNDAAQLQLSEGQIDLTGNNIPNVQNVFVAKDPQHNHLFQTTAPYYPATNTVSLWFNQKSASAPALTDPKVRQAVSAAVDRTTLASQCETNYEAPATSSGGLIASVSSALIPSTLTGDLKSTSDSAQVTTLLSGDGYKLTGGKWTKNGQTIKFSVLDPQDYNDYYCDAGDIVSELNGLGFDTTQVTGVQSTAWAQDVATGKFDATVHWSTGATPFQQLQNELDFSQTAPVGQSATVDFERYSSPAAQQALTKYEGEDPTDSAALQADLTALQNIVSTEVPAAPLLYGAGWYQYNDADYTGWPDSAHPYMNPNPNSQAYEYIILQLKPTS, encoded by the coding sequence ATGACTCGCACTACCACCATCAGAGCGATGGCCGTCGTGGCGGCCCTCGGCCTGGGCCTGACCGCGTGCAGCTCCAGCCACAGCTCCAGCAAGGGCGGCTCCAGCAGCGGTTCCAGCGGCAGCTCCGCCACCGGCAAGGCGCTGATCGTCGAGGACAGCGACGCCACCTCGTTCACCGAGGACTTCAACCCGTTCGTGTCCGGCACCGACTTCAGTGGGTCGCAGAACGCCAACTCGCTCGTCTACGAGCCGCTGTTCCAGATCAACAGCCTGAACGCCAACGAGGCGCCGATCCCGTGGCTGGCCAAGAGCCAGACCTGGTCGAACGGCAACCGGACGCTCACCCTGGACCTGCAGTCCGGCGCCAAGTGGAGCGACGGGCAGGCGTTCACCGCGGCGGACGTGGTCTTCACCTTCAACCTGATGAAGCAGTACCCGGCGGCCAACGCCGGCGCTCCGATCGTCACCAGCGCCAGCCAGACCGACGCCACCACCGCGGTGCTGAACTTCGCCACCCCGCAGGCCGCCAACCAGGTCGCCATCGACCAGCAGCTGATCGTTCCGCAGCACATCTGGTCCAGCCTCGGCGACCCGACCAAGGCCGTGATCACCAAGGCCCAGGCCATCGGCACCGGCCCGTTCCTGGTGGACCAGTTCTCCTCGCAGAAGGTCAGCTACAAGGTCAACCCGAACTACTGGGGCACCAAGCCGACCGTCCCGGAGATCCAGTTCCCGGCCATCGCCACCAACGACGCCGCCCAGCTGCAGCTGAGCGAGGGCCAGATCGACCTGACCGGCAACAACATCCCGAACGTGCAGAACGTGTTCGTGGCGAAGGACCCGCAGCACAACCACCTGTTCCAGACCACCGCGCCGTACTACCCGGCGACGAACACGGTCTCGCTCTGGTTCAACCAGAAGAGCGCGTCGGCCCCGGCGCTGACCGACCCCAAGGTCCGCCAGGCGGTCAGCGCCGCGGTCGACCGGACCACCCTCGCCAGCCAGTGCGAGACCAACTACGAGGCGCCCGCGACCAGCTCCGGCGGCCTGATCGCGTCGGTCAGCTCGGCGCTCATCCCCAGCACACTGACCGGCGACCTGAAGTCCACCAGCGACTCGGCCCAGGTCACCACGCTGCTCTCGGGCGACGGCTACAAGCTGACCGGCGGCAAGTGGACCAAGAACGGCCAGACCATCAAGTTCTCCGTGCTGGACCCGCAGGACTACAACGACTACTACTGCGACGCCGGTGACATCGTCTCCGAGCTGAACGGGCTCGGCTTCGACACCACCCAGGTCACCGGGGTGCAGAGCACCGCCTGGGCGCAGGACGTGGCCACCGGCAAGTTCGACGCCACGGTCCACTGGAGCACCGGCGCCACGCCGTTCCAGCAGTTGCAGAACGAGCTGGACTTCAGCCAGACCGCCCCGGTCGGGCAGTCCGCGACGGTGGACTTCGAGCGCTACAGCAGCCCGGCCGCGCAGCAGGCGCTGACCAAGTACGAGGGCGAGGACCCGACCGACTCGGCCGCGCTGCAGGCCGACCTCACCGCGCTGCAGAACATCGTCTCCACCGAGGTCCCGGCCGCCCCGCTGCTGTACGGAGCGGGCTGGTACCAGTACAACGACGCCGACTACACCGGCTGGCCGGACTCGGCCCACCCGTACATGAACCCGAACCCCAACAGCCAGGCCTACGAGTACATCATCCTGCAGCTGAAGCCGACCAGCTGA
- a CDS encoding ABC transporter ATP-binding protein, translating into MTTLTEGRVVHGPKREGVPALEARNLTKHFPVHGGIRRGSQVVHAVEDISLALPEGTATAVVGESGSGKSTLARLLVQLITPTSGELLLDGKPVGSSGRERRAYTSQVHLVLQDPFSSLNSVHTVRYHLERPLKLHRKPGSAKELDELAKSLLERVALTPADRYIDKYPHELSGGQRQRIAIARGLAVEPRVLLADEPVSMLDVSIRLGVLNLLDELRERERLAVLYVTHDIASARYLADTVVVMYAGQVVESGPAMQITDAPAHPYTQLLLSAAPDPQRPGSVTLRGRGAPPSLVNPPAGCRFNPRCPFAMDICRTTTPPALPVGDDQVAACWLHSPDHKPEAAVIP; encoded by the coding sequence GTGACCACCCTGACCGAAGGCCGCGTGGTGCACGGGCCGAAGCGCGAGGGCGTCCCCGCGCTGGAGGCCCGCAACCTGACCAAGCACTTCCCGGTGCACGGCGGGATCCGCCGGGGCAGCCAGGTCGTCCACGCCGTCGAGGACATCTCGCTGGCGCTGCCCGAGGGCACCGCCACCGCCGTCGTCGGCGAGTCGGGCTCCGGCAAGTCCACCCTGGCCCGGCTGCTGGTCCAGTTGATCACCCCGACCTCGGGCGAACTGCTGCTGGACGGCAAGCCGGTGGGGAGCAGCGGCCGGGAGCGGCGCGCGTACACCAGCCAGGTGCACCTGGTGCTGCAGGACCCGTTCTCCTCGCTCAACTCCGTGCACACGGTGCGCTACCACCTGGAGCGCCCGCTCAAGCTGCACCGCAAGCCGGGCAGCGCCAAGGAGCTGGACGAGCTGGCGAAGTCACTGCTGGAGCGGGTGGCGCTGACCCCGGCCGACCGCTACATCGACAAGTACCCGCACGAGTTGTCCGGCGGCCAGCGGCAGCGGATCGCGATCGCCCGGGGGCTGGCGGTCGAGCCCCGGGTGCTGCTCGCGGACGAGCCGGTGTCCATGCTGGACGTGTCGATCCGGCTGGGTGTGCTCAACCTGCTGGACGAGCTGCGGGAGCGGGAGCGGCTGGCCGTCCTCTACGTCACCCACGACATCGCCTCGGCCCGCTACCTGGCCGACACGGTGGTGGTGATGTACGCCGGGCAGGTGGTCGAGTCGGGACCGGCCATGCAGATCACCGACGCGCCCGCGCACCCCTACACGCAGCTGCTGCTCAGCGCCGCGCCGGACCCGCAGCGTCCGGGCTCGGTGACGCTGCGCGGCCGGGGCGCCCCGCCGAGCCTGGTGAACCCGCCGGCCGGCTGCCGGTTCAACCCCCGCTGCCCCTTCGCCATGGACATCTGCCGGACGACCACTCCCCCGGCCCTGCCGGTCGGCGACGACCAGGTCGCCGCGTGCTGGCTGCACAGCCCGGACCACAAGCCCGAGGCGGCGGTCATTCCCTGA
- a CDS encoding ABC transporter ATP-binding protein, with product MGSPVLEVRDLCVDYGLGNKAVRAITDANITLHRGEVLGLAGESGSGKSTLAYALTRLLRAPGVITGGEVLFHPNGPDGTPQTMDLLAASSAQLRRIRWSQLAVVFQSAMHALNPVARIDAQLTDSLKAHRAEMTPAQRRERAVELLRMVGISEDRVRSYPHELSGGMRQRVMIAMALALEPQVVIMDEPTTALDVVTQREIIEELMQLKERLGFAIIFITHDLSLLIELADRIAIMYAGRIVEQADSQQLFHAPRHPYSLGLLNSFPSLHGERIRMEGIPGSPPSLSTLPTGCSFHPRCAFAMDRCRERTPLLVSPSGEAGERTAACWLQDGQQDVPAQLNLTAPPRPTGAPQSDGSLL from the coding sequence ATCGGCTCGCCGGTACTGGAGGTCCGCGACCTGTGCGTGGACTACGGGCTCGGGAACAAGGCCGTCCGCGCCATCACCGACGCGAACATCACCCTGCACCGCGGCGAGGTGCTCGGCCTGGCCGGTGAGTCGGGGTCCGGCAAGTCGACCCTGGCCTACGCGCTCACCCGGCTGCTGCGCGCCCCCGGCGTGATCACCGGCGGCGAGGTGCTGTTCCACCCGAACGGCCCGGACGGGACCCCGCAGACCATGGACCTGCTGGCGGCGAGCTCGGCGCAGCTGCGCCGGATCCGCTGGTCGCAGCTGGCGGTGGTGTTCCAGAGCGCCATGCACGCGTTGAACCCGGTCGCCCGGATCGACGCGCAGCTCACCGACTCGCTCAAGGCGCACCGGGCCGAGATGACCCCGGCCCAGCGGCGCGAACGCGCGGTCGAGCTGCTGCGCATGGTCGGCATCAGCGAGGACCGGGTGCGCAGCTACCCGCACGAACTGTCCGGCGGCATGCGGCAGCGGGTGATGATCGCGATGGCACTGGCGTTGGAACCGCAGGTCGTGATCATGGACGAGCCGACCACCGCCCTGGACGTGGTCACCCAGCGGGAGATCATCGAGGAGCTGATGCAGCTCAAGGAGCGCCTCGGCTTCGCGATCATCTTCATCACCCACGACCTGTCGCTGCTGATCGAACTCGCCGACCGGATCGCCATCATGTACGCCGGGCGGATCGTCGAGCAGGCCGACTCGCAGCAGCTGTTCCACGCCCCGCGCCACCCCTACAGCCTGGGACTGCTCAACTCCTTCCCGTCGCTGCACGGTGAGCGGATCCGGATGGAGGGCATCCCCGGGTCGCCGCCGTCGCTGTCGACGCTGCCCACCGGCTGCTCCTTCCACCCCCGCTGCGCCTTCGCGATGGACCGCTGCCGCGAGCGGACTCCGCTGCTGGTCTCCCCGAGCGGGGAGGCCGGGGAGCGCACCGCCGCCTGCTGGTTGCAGGACGGGCAGCAGGACGTCCCCGCGCAGTTGAACCTGACCGCACCGCCGCGCCCCACCGGCGCCCCCCAGTCCGACGGGAGCCTGCTGTGA
- a CDS encoding ABC transporter permease has product MRYLRSTKVILGLAILVLFVLIALFGPMLAPHSAHWQASTTADTPLPPSGRFWFGTDVQQHDLFSQVLAGGRDTLLISLLAGVIATALSVLVGVTAGYLGGIVDDLLSALTNIFLALPGLLILMVVLKALPLDLTGNPLTIGAVIALTAWAWGARVLRAQTMTLRSQDYVEAAQVIGERKPRIIIFEIVPNLLPILASSFIFTVIYGIGTYATLAWLGLIGGSTVTWGTMLYNAQVGGALISGWWWWFIPPALCVAAVGVALSLLNFGIDEIINPRLTSARGTRGHRVRFVLGLTPVVRTATAAPAADLSLDLKKEVAQ; this is encoded by the coding sequence ATGCGGTACCTCCGCTCCACCAAGGTCATCCTCGGCCTCGCCATTCTCGTGCTGTTCGTGCTGATAGCCCTGTTCGGCCCGATGCTCGCGCCGCACTCGGCGCACTGGCAGGCCAGCACCACCGCGGACACCCCGCTGCCGCCGTCCGGCCGGTTCTGGTTCGGCACCGACGTGCAGCAGCACGACCTGTTCTCACAGGTCCTGGCCGGAGGCCGGGACACGCTGCTGATCTCGCTGCTGGCCGGGGTCATCGCCACCGCGCTGTCGGTACTGGTCGGGGTGACCGCCGGGTACCTCGGCGGCATCGTGGACGACCTGCTCTCGGCGCTGACCAACATCTTCCTGGCGCTGCCGGGCCTGCTGATCCTGATGGTGGTGCTCAAGGCCCTGCCGCTGGACCTGACCGGCAACCCGCTCACCATCGGCGCGGTGATCGCGCTCACCGCCTGGGCCTGGGGGGCCAGGGTGCTGCGGGCGCAGACGATGACCCTGCGCAGCCAGGACTACGTCGAGGCGGCCCAGGTGATCGGCGAGCGCAAGCCGCGGATCATCATCTTCGAGATCGTGCCGAACCTGCTGCCGATCCTCGCCTCGTCGTTCATCTTCACGGTGATCTACGGCATCGGCACCTACGCCACCCTGGCCTGGCTGGGCCTGATCGGCGGCAGCACCGTCACCTGGGGCACCATGCTCTACAACGCGCAGGTCGGCGGGGCGCTGATCTCCGGCTGGTGGTGGTGGTTCATCCCGCCCGCGCTGTGCGTGGCCGCCGTCGGCGTCGCCCTGTCGCTGCTCAACTTCGGCATCGACGAGATCATCAACCCCCGGCTCACCTCCGCCCGCGGCACTCGAGGCCACCGGGTCCGGTTCGTCCTGGGCCTCACCCCGGTGGTGCGGACCGCCACCGCCGCCCCCGCCGCTGACCTCTCGCTGGATCTGAAGAAGGAGGTGGCCCAGTGA
- a CDS encoding ABC transporter permease: MRTILRRLGFYLLAAFAALTLNFFLLRMLPGNPLAAALAKSTGQITPAQLEGLEKLYGIGTHQSLASQYLTYLGQLLHGNLGTSTAKSVPVTTLIGTDLPWTLGLVSVATAVAFILGTLIGVMAGWRRSGLLDALLPVSTFFQAVPYFILSFLLLLYVGYYGGLFPISNGYDTGRGSTVTEGWNLGFVGSVIDHGFLPAAAIALASIAGWIVGMRNMMITTMDEDYVLVAAAKGLPQWRVAAVAARNALLPSISNFALSISLVVTGSIVTEIVFSYPGLGSEISTAIQNTDYPVMQGIVIVVVFTVLAVNFLADLAYVALDPRARKEA; encoded by the coding sequence ATGCGTACCATCCTGCGTCGGCTGGGTTTCTACCTCCTAGCCGCCTTCGCCGCACTGACGCTGAACTTCTTCCTGCTCCGGATGCTCCCGGGCAACCCGCTGGCCGCCGCGCTCGCCAAGAGCACCGGCCAGATCACCCCGGCCCAGCTGGAGGGCCTGGAGAAGCTGTACGGCATCGGCACCCACCAGAGCCTGGCCTCCCAGTACCTCACCTACCTGGGGCAGTTGCTGCACGGCAACCTCGGCACCTCCACCGCCAAGAGCGTGCCGGTGACCACCCTCATCGGCACCGACCTGCCGTGGACGCTCGGCCTGGTCAGCGTCGCGACCGCGGTGGCCTTCATCCTCGGGACGCTGATCGGCGTCATGGCCGGCTGGCGGCGCAGCGGCCTGCTGGACGCGCTGCTGCCGGTGAGCACCTTCTTCCAGGCGGTGCCGTACTTCATCCTCTCCTTCCTGCTGCTGCTCTACGTCGGCTACTACGGCGGCCTGTTCCCGATCAGCAACGGCTACGACACCGGCCGCGGCTCGACGGTCACCGAGGGCTGGAACCTCGGCTTCGTCGGCAGCGTCATCGACCACGGCTTCCTGCCCGCCGCCGCGATCGCCCTGGCCTCGATCGCCGGGTGGATCGTCGGGATGCGCAACATGATGATCACCACCATGGACGAGGACTACGTCCTGGTCGCCGCCGCCAAGGGGCTGCCGCAGTGGCGGGTGGCCGCCGTCGCCGCCCGGAACGCGCTGCTGCCCAGCATCTCCAACTTCGCCCTGTCCATCAGCCTGGTGGTCACCGGCTCCATCGTGACCGAGATCGTCTTCTCCTACCCGGGTCTGGGCAGTGAGATCTCCACGGCGATCCAGAACACCGACTACCCGGTGATGCAGGGCATCGTCATCGTCGTCGTGTTCACCGTGCTGGCTGTGAACTTCCTGGCCGACCTGGCCTACGTCGCCCTCGACCCGCGCGCCCGCAAGGAGGCCTGA
- a CDS encoding LacI family DNA-binding transcriptional regulator — protein sequence MDARAANGATPTIYDVARRAGVSIASVSRVLNGRDNPRPETRDRVLKAISELGFVPDGAARALSNRLKQVVGVVFRRVYGTDDGMFEDETESLLFGDQINRGIEIVAQRRGYDLLVSSVNIDEHTLPNRIMTIAGKCDGLILHDQVLSPAGIANIARTVPVVTLAGASGGPTANVRGDSATSMRELARHLVQEHGYRRTAYIAGHADSPDNIVRGRSFVSEVQALGGECLTGPAWQGDYSAGSGVQIVRGLMALGATLPRAIACANDQTALGVIYALAEHGLDVPGDVAVTGFDDLPFARHLRPQLTTVRQPIQEIGARAFEVLHNMITADSGGSAPNGDGGELPDIVLPTRLVRRESCGCPPDAQPPVWRQIP from the coding sequence ATGGACGCACGAGCCGCCAACGGTGCGACGCCGACGATCTACGATGTCGCCCGCCGCGCCGGTGTCTCCATCGCGTCCGTCTCACGGGTCCTGAACGGCCGGGACAACCCGCGGCCGGAGACCCGCGACCGGGTGCTGAAGGCGATCAGCGAGCTCGGCTTCGTCCCGGACGGGGCCGCCCGCGCGCTGAGCAACCGGCTCAAGCAGGTGGTCGGCGTGGTCTTCCGGCGCGTCTACGGCACCGACGACGGCATGTTCGAGGACGAGACCGAGAGCCTGCTCTTCGGCGACCAGATCAACCGGGGCATCGAGATCGTGGCCCAGCGCCGCGGCTACGACCTGCTGGTCAGCTCCGTCAACATCGACGAGCACACGCTGCCCAACCGGATCATGACCATCGCCGGGAAGTGCGACGGGCTGATCCTGCACGACCAGGTGCTCTCGCCCGCCGGGATCGCCAACATCGCCCGGACCGTGCCGGTGGTGACCCTGGCCGGCGCCAGCGGCGGCCCGACCGCCAACGTCCGCGGCGACAGCGCCACCAGCATGCGGGAACTGGCCCGGCACCTGGTCCAGGAGCACGGCTACCGGCGGACGGCGTACATCGCCGGTCATGCCGACAGCCCCGACAACATCGTCCGCGGCCGCTCGTTCGTCTCCGAGGTGCAGGCGCTCGGTGGGGAGTGCCTGACCGGTCCCGCCTGGCAGGGCGACTACTCGGCGGGCAGCGGGGTCCAGATCGTCCGCGGCCTGATGGCCCTGGGGGCGACCCTGCCGCGCGCCATCGCCTGCGCCAACGACCAGACCGCGCTGGGCGTGATCTACGCCCTGGCCGAGCACGGCCTGGACGTGCCCGGCGACGTCGCCGTCACCGGATTCGACGACCTGCCGTTCGCCCGGCACCTCCGGCCCCAGTTGACCACCGTGCGCCAGCCCATCCAGGAGATCGGCGCCCGAGCCTTCGAGGTCCTCCACAACATGATCACTGCCGACAGCGGCGGGAGCGCTCCCAATGGGGACGGGGGCGAGCTGCCCGACATCGTGCTCCCCACCCGACTGGTCCGCCGCGAGAGCTGCGGCTGCCCGCCCGACGCCCAGCCGCCCGTGTGGCGCCAGATCCCCTGA